In Nomascus leucogenys isolate Asia chromosome 25, Asia_NLE_v1, whole genome shotgun sequence, a single genomic region encodes these proteins:
- the OLIG2 gene encoding oligodendrocyte transcription factor 2, whose product MDSDASLVSSRPSSPEPDDLFLPARSKGSSGSAFTGGTVSSSTPSDCPPELSAELRGAMGSAGAHPADKLGGSGFKSSSSSTSSSTSSAAASSTKKDKKQMTEPELQQLRLKINSRERKRMHDLNIAMDGLREVMPYAHGPSVRKLSKIATLLLARNYILMLTNSLEEMKRLVSEIYGGHHAGFHPSACGGLAHSAPLPAATAHPAAAAHAAHHPAVHHPILPPAAAAAAAAAAAAAVSSASLPGSGLPSVGSIRPPHGLLKSPSAAAAAPLGGGGGGSGASGGFQHWGGMPCPCSMCQVPPPHHHVSAMGAGSLPRLTSDAK is encoded by the coding sequence ATGGACTCGGACGCCAGCCTGGTGTCCAGCCGCCCGTCGTCGCCAGAGCCCGATGACCTTTTTCTGCCGGCCCGGAGTAAGGGCAGCAGCGGCAGCGCCTTCACTGGGGGCACCGTGTCCTCGTCCACCCCGAGCGACTGCCCGCCGGAGCTGAGCGCCGAGCTGCGCGGCGCTATGGGTTCTGCGGGCGCGCATCCTGCGGACAAGCTAGGAGGCAGTGGTTTCAAGTCATCCTCCTCCAGCACCTCGTCGTCCACGTCGTCGGCGGCTGCGTCGTCCACCAAGAAGGACAAGAAGCAAATGACAGAGCCGGAGCTGCAGCAGCTGCGTCTCAAGATCAACAGCCGCGAGCGCAAGCGCATGCACGACCTCAACATCGCCATGGACGGCCTGCGCGAGGTCATGCCGTACGCGCACGGCCCTTCGGTGCGCAAGCTTTCCAAGATCGCCACGCTGCTGCTGGCGCGCAACTACATCCTCATGCTCACCAACTCGCTGGAGGAGATGAAGCGACTGGTGAGCGAGATCTACGGGGGCCACCACGCTGGCTTCCACCCGTCGGCCTGCGGCGGCCTGGCGCACTCCGCGCCCCTGCCCGCCGCCACCGCGCACCCGGCAGCAGCAGCGCACGCCGCACATCACCCCGCGGTGCACCACCCCATCCTGCCGCCCGCCGCCGCAGCGGCTGCTGCAGCCGCTGCAGCCGCGGCAGTGTCCAGCGCCTCTCTGCCCGGATCCGGGCTGCCGTCGGTCGGCTCCATCCGTCCACCGCACGGCCTACTCAAGTCTCCgtctgctgccgccgccgccccgctcgggggcgggggcggcggcaGTGGGGCGAGCGGGGGCTTCCAGCACTGGGGCGGCatgccctgcccctgcagcatgTGCCAGGTGCCGCCGCCGCACCACCACGTGTCGGCCATGGGCGCCGGCAGCCTGCCGCGCCTCACCTCCGACGCCAAGTGA